One genomic segment of Deltaproteobacteria bacterium includes these proteins:
- a CDS encoding DUF5615 family PIN-like protein, translated as MKLLLDACVWGGAAEVVRAAGHDVVWAGDWAEDPGDDEILVIARQQQRIVVTLDKDFGELAIIRGHLHCGIIRLVNQAATRQAVVCLRVLEQYQADLQRGAIITVEPGRVRVRPPQAPTSGE; from the coding sequence ATGAAGCTGCTCCTGGACGCCTGTGTCTGGGGTGGTGCAGCCGAGGTTGTGCGCGCTGCGGGGCACGACGTCGTGTGGGCCGGCGACTGGGCGGAAGACCCCGGCGACGACGAAATCCTCGTCATCGCCCGCCAGCAGCAACGAATCGTCGTTACGTTGGACAAGGACTTCGGTGAGCTGGCGATCATCCGTGGCCACTTGCACTGCGGAATCATTCGGCTGGTCAATCAAGCCGCCACACGACAAGCGGTCGTGTGTCTTCGAGTTCTCGAACAGTACCAGGCTGACCTGCAACGGGGTGCCATTATCACCGTCGAGCCTGGCCGCGTGCGAGTCCGGCCTCCCCAAGCCCCGACATCCGGCGAGTGA
- a CDS encoding DUF433 domain-containing protein → MNEEELLERITVNPKIFGGKPLVRGRRLAVEHVLGMLAAGDSPETLLKGYPWLEAEDIRACLLYARRLVAHERVEPAIVTDHE, encoded by the coding sequence ATGAATGAGGAAGAGCTCCTGGAACGCATCACGGTGAATCCGAAAATCTTTGGCGGGAAGCCGCTCGTGCGCGGCCGTCGGCTCGCGGTTGAGCACGTCCTTGGCATGCTGGCCGCGGGTGATAGTCCCGAAACGCTGCTCAAGGGCTACCCGTGGCTGGAGGCCGAGGATATTCGCGCCTGTCTGCTCTACGCGCGACGCCTGGTTGCCCATGAGCGCGTCGAGCCTGCAATCGTTACCGATCACGAATGA